Proteins found in one Vagococcus carniphilus genomic segment:
- a CDS encoding flagellar hook-basal body protein, protein MNSSLSISRSGLKGLQTHLDITSNNIANVNTIGFKQKNTNFYELLRNDVAGQNGPLPNGVSRGMKATQGQFNMTQGSFIAGSNPFDLAISGEGMFGIRLPDNQLAYTRDGSFAFDQNGVLRNASGNRVEMTLNVPKNNWPKGEPYVREDGQVRIGNVLVGEIPVFDDANSSQLIEVGENQWVLPQGQAAAKLANPVIKQHFLEGSNVELAESMSDMIVTQRAYSMNAKVLQATDEMMQRINEYKQ, encoded by the coding sequence ATGAATAGTTCTCTATCTATCAGCAGAAGTGGTTTAAAAGGATTGCAAACACATTTAGATATCACTTCAAATAATATTGCTAATGTAAATACAATCGGTTTTAAGCAAAAAAATACTAATTTTTATGAGTTACTAAGAAATGATGTAGCTGGACAAAATGGTCCATTACCAAATGGTGTATCACGAGGAATGAAAGCAACTCAAGGTCAATTTAATATGACTCAAGGAAGCTTTATTGCAGGTAGTAATCCATTTGATTTAGCAATTTCTGGAGAAGGAATGTTTGGTATTAGATTGCCAGATAATCAATTAGCTTATACAAGAGATGGCAGTTTTGCATTTGATCAAAATGGTGTTTTAAGAAATGCATCTGGCAATCGTGTGGAAATGACTCTGAATGTTCCAAAGAATAATTGGCCAAAGGGAGAGCCTTATGTGCGTGAAGATGGTCAAGTAAGGATTGGTAATGTTTTAGTTGGAGAGATTCCTGTTTTTGATGATGCCAATAGTTCTCAATTAATTGAAGTAGGAGAAAATCAATGGGTCTTGCCTCAAGGTCAAGCAGCTGCTAAACTAGCTAACCCTGTGATTAAACAACATTTTTTAGAAGGTTCTAATGTAGAATTAGCAGAATCAATGTCAGATATGATTGTCACTCAAAGAGCTTATTCTATGAATGCTAAAGTTTTACAAGCAACAGATGAAATGATGCAACGAATTAACGAATACAAACAATAG
- a CDS encoding cell division ATP-binding protein FtsE has translation MIRLANVYKKYTEDNTALENISLKVDQGEFLYLVGPSGAGKSTLIKLLTCEERLTRGFLKIGNVDLLKLPDQHVPELRRQLGVVPQDIFLLDHLTVYKNLAYTLQAIEVERKKIKEKVLAALEKVGMLQFKNAYPNQLSIGQQQKIVIARAIVNDPKIILADEPTGNMDNKSAIEIMKILYKLNQSGTTILMATHNSTIVNTLRYRVLEINHGRIIRDQAEGSYGLATDYRDVFVI, from the coding sequence ATGATCAGGTTAGCTAATGTTTATAAGAAATATACTGAAGATAATACTGCTTTGGAAAATATTTCATTAAAAGTTGATCAAGGTGAATTTCTTTATTTAGTAGGTCCAAGTGGAGCAGGTAAATCAACGCTCATAAAACTTTTGACCTGTGAGGAACGCTTGACAAGAGGTTTTTTAAAGATAGGTAACGTTGATTTACTGAAGCTACCTGATCAACATGTTCCTGAACTTAGGAGGCAACTGGGAGTTGTACCTCAAGATATATTTTTATTAGACCATCTAACAGTTTATAAAAATTTAGCTTATACGCTTCAAGCGATTGAAGTTGAAAGAAAAAAAATTAAAGAAAAAGTATTAGCAGCTTTAGAAAAAGTTGGCATGCTCCAATTTAAAAATGCTTATCCAAATCAACTATCGATTGGCCAACAACAAAAAATTGTTATTGCAAGAGCGATTGTCAATGATCCTAAAATTATACTAGCAGATGAACCAACAGGAAATATGGATAACAAGTCTGCTATAGAAATCATGAAGATTTTATACAAATTAAACCAGAGTGGTACGACAATCTTAATGGCAACACATAATTCGACAATTGTTAATACATTACGATACCGAGTTTTAGAAATAAACCATGGTAGAATCATCCGTGATCAGGCTGAAGGATCTTATGGATTAGCAACTGATTACAGAGATGTGTTTGTTATTTAA
- a CDS encoding methyl-accepting chemotaxis protein yields MKKKGANKKKSLGPLIISFIIGIGLIPVIIVLFLNINVMTTLIDNRIALEEKNGTRRIADRIEATRLGVESALKALADEPEIKLMKDAYDSREIARRSLRLVNDSDESFEQIYYAPIGKTIVSSKGRDAKFNEYEKRPWYVNALENPNKLVWSDPDPDIKTGKVTMTVSTVITSENRPAGVLAVDINLSQIAQVVRDSKIGDTGYMMLTTKDGVVLGSGIKANEGKDISDTDFFKNKASTEGVIKNIDETAYSMTTKNGLVLFSGVEKNELAKERNSLFKVSGLVILIWGVLALVLALVITKTIINAAKLLVKSFKKASEGDLTSKITNIRNIDDKKTRKFVVLDKVLGDGTIKEDGNEVDQIATAFNDMLTGFANLVEGIQLESNEISEMAASLSDISKQTTSSTEEVSETITGIAQATSSQAVDAEKTVDEMNQLASVIDSIHKSALDMNDNTDQAAVVNKENSELMVKVSDNWEIERTKLGELVISMGSMNNDIQNINKIIQVITDISSQTNLLALNASIEAARAGEAGKGFAVVAEEVRKLAEQSSKSTKDIEKIVLEIQQKSDDMVSQVKNSYDGGVKQTEVINLAITSAEEVTNQFEILAGRIRSIDALSKRVKGQKDSVLLSVENISASTEENSAGTEEVSANAEEILATMEEFTNNIGSLEQIAEILEIQANGFIIKK; encoded by the coding sequence ATGAAAAAGAAAGGTGCAAATAAAAAGAAATCTCTTGGACCTTTGATTATCAGCTTTATTATTGGAATTGGTTTGATTCCAGTCATCATTGTGTTATTTCTAAATATTAATGTTATGACAACTTTGATTGACAATCGTATTGCTTTAGAGGAAAAAAATGGCACTAGGCGAATTGCTGATCGAATCGAAGCAACTCGTTTGGGTGTTGAAAGTGCTCTCAAAGCTTTAGCAGATGAACCAGAAATTAAACTGATGAAAGATGCATATGATAGTAGAGAGATAGCAAGACGTTCTTTGCGACTTGTTAATGATTCAGATGAAAGTTTTGAACAGATTTATTATGCACCAATTGGAAAGACTATTGTTTCTTCTAAAGGAAGAGACGCTAAATTTAATGAATATGAAAAAAGACCATGGTATGTTAATGCATTAGAAAATCCAAATAAACTTGTTTGGTCTGATCCAGATCCAGATATTAAAACAGGTAAAGTAACAATGACTGTTTCAACTGTCATTACGAGTGAGAATCGTCCAGCAGGTGTTCTAGCTGTTGATATCAATTTATCTCAAATAGCTCAAGTAGTTAGGGATAGCAAAATTGGTGATACTGGCTACATGATGTTAACAACAAAAGATGGTGTTGTTTTAGGATCTGGTATTAAAGCTAATGAAGGTAAAGATATTTCAGATACAGATTTCTTTAAAAACAAAGCTTCAACAGAAGGTGTTATAAAAAACATTGATGAAACAGCCTATTCTATGACGACTAAAAATGGTTTAGTATTATTTTCAGGTGTTGAAAAAAATGAACTTGCTAAAGAGCGTAACAGTTTATTTAAAGTATCTGGTTTAGTTATTTTGATTTGGGGAGTATTAGCTTTAGTATTAGCTCTTGTGATTACCAAAACAATTATCAATGCAGCTAAACTGTTAGTTAAATCCTTTAAAAAAGCTTCTGAAGGTGATTTAACTTCCAAAATCACTAACATTAGAAATATTGATGATAAGAAAACCAGAAAATTTGTTGTTCTTGATAAGGTTCTTGGTGACGGAACCATTAAAGAAGATGGCAATGAAGTCGATCAAATTGCCACAGCATTTAATGATATGTTAACTGGTTTTGCTAATTTAGTTGAAGGAATTCAGCTAGAGAGTAATGAAATTTCTGAAATGGCAGCTTCATTATCTGATATTTCAAAACAAACAACCTCTTCCACAGAAGAAGTATCAGAAACGATTACAGGAATTGCTCAAGCAACAAGTTCACAAGCGGTTGATGCTGAAAAAACAGTAGATGAAATGAATCAATTAGCTTCTGTTATTGATTCAATCCATAAATCAGCTCTAGACATGAATGATAATACGGATCAAGCAGCAGTTGTTAATAAAGAAAATTCTGAATTAATGGTCAAGGTATCAGATAACTGGGAAATTGAGCGAACCAAATTAGGTGAGTTAGTTATTAGTATGGGTAGTATGAATAATGATATTCAAAATATTAATAAAATAATCCAAGTAATTACAGATATTTCTTCTCAGACTAATTTGTTAGCACTTAACGCTTCAATTGAAGCAGCTCGTGCAGGTGAAGCTGGAAAAGGATTTGCTGTTGTAGCTGAAGAAGTTAGAAAATTAGCTGAACAGAGTTCTAAATCAACTAAAGATATTGAAAAGATTGTCTTAGAAATTCAACAAAAATCAGATGACATGGTTTCACAAGTGAAGAATTCTTATGATGGCGGCGTTAAACAAACGGAAGTTATTAACCTAGCAATTACTTCTGCTGAGGAAGTAACGAATCAGTTTGAAATCTTAGCTGGACGTATCAGATCAATTGATGCCCTAAGTAAACGTGTTAAAGGCCAAAAAGATTCAGTTCTATTGTCCGTTGAAAATATCTCTGCTTCGACTGAAGAAAATTCTGCAGGGACAGAAGAGGTATCTGCAAATGCAGAAGAGATACTAGCAACAATGGAAGAATTCACAAATAATATCGGGTCGTTAGAACAAATTGCAGAAATTTTAGAGATTCAGGCGAACGGATTTATTATTAAAAAATAA